One segment of Tamlana crocina DNA contains the following:
- a CDS encoding acyl-CoA dehydrogenase family protein has translation MKPDLFQAPDYYNLDELLTEEHKLVRNATRDWVKKEVSPIIEEYAQKAEFPSQIINGLAEIGAFGPYIPTEYGGAGLDQISYGLIMQEIERGDSGIRSTASVQSSLVMYPIWKYGSEAQRKKYLPKLANGEWMGCFGLTEPDHGSNPGGMTTNFKDKGDHYLLNGAKMWISNAPFAQVAVVWAKDENERIHGLIVERGMEGFSTPETHNKWSLRASATGELIFDNVKVPKENILPNKSGLGAPLGCLDSARYGIAWGAIGAAMDCYDTALRYSKERTQFGKPIGQFQLQQKKLAEMITEITKSQLLTWRLGVLRNEGKATSAQISMAKRNNVDMALNIAREARQILGGMGITGEYSIMRHMMNLESVITYEGTHDIHLLITGLDVTGLNAFK, from the coding sequence ATGAAACCCGATTTATTTCAAGCGCCCGACTATTATAATTTAGACGAACTACTTACCGAAGAACATAAATTGGTACGCAATGCCACCCGCGATTGGGTAAAAAAAGAAGTTTCGCCCATTATTGAGGAATATGCCCAAAAAGCAGAATTCCCCAGTCAAATTATTAATGGGCTCGCAGAAATTGGTGCCTTTGGGCCTTATATTCCAACGGAATACGGTGGTGCTGGATTAGATCAAATTTCGTACGGACTCATTATGCAGGAAATTGAACGTGGCGATTCAGGCATTCGCAGCACGGCTTCGGTGCAATCCTCTTTGGTGATGTACCCCATTTGGAAATACGGTTCTGAAGCACAACGTAAAAAATATTTACCCAAATTGGCCAACGGCGAATGGATGGGCTGTTTTGGACTTACCGAGCCCGACCATGGCAGCAATCCTGGCGGAATGACGACAAATTTTAAGGATAAAGGCGACCATTATTTACTTAATGGAGCCAAAATGTGGATTAGTAATGCGCCTTTCGCCCAAGTGGCAGTGGTTTGGGCTAAAGATGAAAACGAACGGATTCACGGTTTAATTGTGGAGCGGGGCATGGAAGGCTTTTCTACACCAGAAACCCACAACAAATGGTCGTTGCGTGCCAGCGCTACCGGCGAGCTGATTTTCGATAATGTTAAAGTCCCCAAAGAAAATATATTGCCCAATAAATCGGGGCTTGGTGCTCCATTGGGCTGTTTGGATTCTGCCCGTTACGGTATTGCTTGGGGTGCTATTGGTGCCGCCATGGATTGCTACGACACCGCATTACGATATAGCAAAGAACGCACACAGTTTGGGAAACCCATCGGACAATTTCAACTTCAGCAAAAAAAACTGGCCGAAATGATTACCGAAATCACCAAATCCCAGCTATTAACCTGGAGGTTAGGTGTTTTGCGCAACGAAGGCAAAGCAACATCGGCACAAATATCTATGGCCAAACGCAACAATGTGGATATGGCTTTGAACATTGCACGCGAAGCCCGACAAATTTTAGGAGGAATGGGTATAACCGGCGAATACAGTATTATGCGCCACATGATGAATCTAGAAAGTGTAATTACCTATGAAGGCACTCACGACATCCACTTATTAATTACCGGGCTCGATGTTACCGGGCTCAATGCCTTTAAGTAA
- a CDS encoding serine/threonine protein phosphatase: MFSSRKRLNNAYNNAKIINFDDDSKFILFSDCHRGDNSFADDFANNRNTYFHALKHYYAEGFQYCELGDGDELWENLSFESLLNAHKNVYMLMKLFHKEDKLHMIWGNHDMVYRDPNYVKKHLSSYFDPKTGKDEKLFGDITYHEGIVLKHCMTGQELFLTHGHQADWWNYIFWKWSRFMVRILWKPLNVMGIADPTSPAKNYKELIKVERRTKKWIIENNNLLTITGHTHRPRFPEPGDIAFFNDGSCVHPRSITGIEIENGSISLIKWQIATKDDGTLQIVRVLLEGPKKLIDYKTS; the protein is encoded by the coding sequence ATGTTTTCATCGAGAAAAAGATTAAACAACGCTTACAATAATGCCAAAATCATTAATTTTGATGATGACAGCAAATTTATTCTATTTAGTGATTGCCACCGTGGCGACAACAGCTTCGCCGACGATTTTGCCAACAATCGGAATACCTATTTCCATGCCCTGAAACACTATTACGCCGAAGGATTTCAATATTGCGAATTGGGAGACGGCGACGAACTTTGGGAAAATTTATCGTTTGAATCTCTTCTGAATGCCCATAAAAACGTGTACATGCTTATGAAGCTTTTTCATAAGGAAGATAAACTACATATGATTTGGGGCAACCACGACATGGTTTACCGCGACCCCAACTATGTAAAAAAGCACCTTTCTTCCTATTTCGACCCTAAAACCGGAAAGGATGAAAAATTATTTGGCGATATTACTTATCACGAAGGTATTGTATTGAAACACTGTATGACGGGACAGGAATTGTTTTTAACCCATGGACACCAAGCCGACTGGTGGAATTATATCTTTTGGAAGTGGAGCCGCTTTATGGTTCGCATTCTTTGGAAACCACTCAATGTTATGGGAATAGCCGACCCTACCAGTCCAGCAAAAAACTATAAAGAGCTTATTAAAGTAGAGCGCCGCACCAAAAAATGGATTATTGAAAATAATAATTTACTAACTATTACCGGGCATACGCACAGGCCACGCTTTCCTGAGCCAGGCGATATCGCTTTTTTTAACGACGGAAGCTGTGTACATCCGCGGAGTATAACTGGAATTGAAATTGAAAATGGCAGTATTTCACTAATTAAATGGCAAATTGCCACGAAAGACGACGGCACGCTACAAATTGTTCGGGTGCTTTTGGAAGGTCCCAAAAAATTAATTGATTATAAAACCTCTTAA
- a CDS encoding ferritin has protein sequence MNTIVRKQMSIHPEVMDLLNNQIGMEMKASASYLAMASWCDQRELLHSKAFFYKQAEEEREHAMKIFEFINDNGGAAISPNITNVNNDFESLKSIYETGLEQEISVTQSIFKIFKTARKVDDFTTEIFLQWFITEQSEEEDTFRSIIDIFDLMEGMPLKMIDERIPTE, from the coding sequence ATGAACACAATAGTTAGAAAACAAATGTCTATTCACCCGGAGGTGATGGATTTACTCAATAATCAAATAGGAATGGAAATGAAAGCATCGGCGTCGTATTTAGCGATGGCGTCTTGGTGCGACCAACGTGAGCTGCTGCACAGTAAAGCGTTTTTTTATAAGCAGGCCGAAGAAGAAAGAGAGCACGCCATGAAAATTTTCGAATTTATAAACGATAATGGCGGGGCGGCCATTTCTCCAAATATTACCAATGTAAATAACGATTTTGAAAGTTTAAAGTCTATTTACGAAACTGGTTTGGAACAGGAAATTAGCGTAACGCAATCCATTTTTAAGATATTTAAAACCGCAAGAAAGGTGGACGATTTTACTACCGAAATCTTCTTGCAATGGTTTATCACTGAGCAATCTGAAGAAGAAGATACTTTTAGAAGCATAATCGATATTTTCGACTTAATGGAAGGCATGCCGTTAAAAATGATTGACGAGCGTATCCCAACGGAATAA
- a CDS encoding 2Fe-2S iron-sulfur cluster-binding protein, translating to MSDINIKITDRDGVTHEIVAPTDMAMNLMEVVRSYELAPEGTIGICGGMAMCASCQCYVLSDHELPEMTDDEDAMLAEAFDVKDNSRLGCQIQMTPEMEGLEVELAPES from the coding sequence ATGAGCGACATTAACATAAAAATAACCGACAGAGACGGCGTAACCCACGAGATTGTTGCACCCACCGATATGGCCATGAACCTCATGGAAGTAGTGCGTAGCTACGAGTTGGCACCAGAGGGAACTATTGGTATTTGTGGAGGTATGGCCATGTGTGCGTCCTGCCAGTGCTATGTGTTGAGCGATCATGAACTGCCCGAAATGACTGATGACGAAGACGCCATGCTAGCAGAAGCTTTCGATGTTAAGGATAATAGCCGTTTGGGTTGTCAAATTCAAATGACGCCAGAGATGGAAGGTCTTGAAGTTGAATTGGCTCCTGAAAGTTAA
- a CDS encoding NifU family protein, whose product MTSEELREKVEIALEEIRPFLQSDGGDISLLSIEDDKLVKVQLSGACVGCSVNQMTLKSGVEMTIKKHAPQIEQVVNIEA is encoded by the coding sequence ATGACTTCAGAAGAATTAAGAGAAAAAGTAGAAATAGCGCTAGAGGAAATCCGACCGTTCCTTCAAAGTGATGGTGGTGATATTTCGTTATTGTCCATTGAGGACGATAAATTGGTGAAGGTTCAGTTAAGCGGTGCTTGCGTGGGCTGTAGCGTCAATCAAATGACGCTAAAATCAGGGGTTGAGATGACCATTAAAAAACATGCTCCACAAATCGAGCAGGTGGTTAATATCGAAGCTTAG
- a CDS encoding Mrp/NBP35 family ATP-binding protein — MKLNKNDILKALETITVPGEGQNMVESGAVKNVVTFGDEVIVDITIKNPSLQAKKRTEVDILKTIHEQVYEKAKIKVNVTVDAPEKPKANVIKGKPIPGIQNIIAVASGKGGVGKSTVTANLAVSLSKMGFKVGVLDADIYGPSIPIMFDVEAEKPLAVNVEGKSKMKPIENYGVKVLSIGFFTQPNQAVVWRGPMAAKALNQMIFDAHWGELDFLLLDLPPGTGDIHLSIMQSLPITGAVVVSTPQNVALADAKKGVAMFQQESINVPVLGIIENMAYFTPAELPDNKYYIFGKEGAKNLADDLGVPFLGEIPLVQSIREAGDVGRPAALQTATPLEQSFEKLTQNVVQEVVRRNDDLPPTEAIKITTMAGCSAVKK, encoded by the coding sequence ATGAAACTTAACAAGAACGATATATTAAAGGCGTTGGAAACCATAACAGTACCAGGTGAAGGACAAAATATGGTGGAAAGCGGAGCGGTAAAAAACGTTGTCACTTTTGGTGATGAGGTGATTGTGGATATTACCATAAAAAATCCTAGCCTGCAGGCGAAAAAACGAACCGAGGTCGATATTTTAAAAACCATTCACGAGCAGGTTTACGAAAAGGCTAAAATAAAAGTGAACGTAACCGTTGATGCGCCCGAAAAGCCCAAAGCCAATGTTATAAAAGGAAAACCAATACCTGGTATTCAAAATATAATTGCCGTAGCATCTGGTAAAGGTGGCGTGGGTAAATCTACTGTTACAGCAAATTTAGCGGTGTCATTATCTAAAATGGGCTTTAAAGTAGGGGTGTTAGATGCCGATATTTATGGGCCTTCTATTCCGATTATGTTCGATGTTGAAGCCGAAAAACCTTTGGCAGTAAACGTTGAAGGAAAATCTAAAATGAAACCCATTGAAAACTATGGTGTAAAAGTGTTGTCAATTGGGTTTTTTACCCAGCCCAACCAAGCGGTAGTTTGGCGAGGACCAATGGCGGCCAAAGCCTTAAATCAAATGATTTTTGATGCCCACTGGGGTGAACTGGATTTCTTATTACTGGACTTACCTCCAGGAACGGGCGATATCCATTTAAGTATTATGCAGTCTTTGCCCATTACGGGAGCGGTAGTGGTGAGTACGCCTCAAAATGTGGCGCTTGCCGATGCTAAAAAAGGGGTGGCCATGTTCCAACAGGAAAGTATCAATGTGCCTGTTTTGGGTATTATAGAAAACATGGCGTACTTTACACCAGCCGAATTGCCCGATAACAAATATTATATCTTCGGAAAAGAAGGTGCAAAAAACTTGGCCGATGATTTAGGCGTACCGTTTTTAGGCGAAATTCCTTTGGTGCAAAGTATTCGGGAAGCAGGTGATGTGGGGCGACCTGCTGCGTTACAGACAGCAACACCACTCGAGCAGTCTTTCGAAAAATTGACACAAAATGTGGTTCAGGAAGTGGTACGACGTAACGACGATTTACCACCTACCGAAGCCATTAAAATAACAACTATGGCCGGCTGTTCGGCAGTGAAAAAGTAA
- a CDS encoding T9SS type A sorting domain-containing protein — protein MKYFCFSLLALFFAQCIFSQNISFEDPNFKNALIVLGIDTNGDNEIQISEAQSTTSLDLSSLNIASLMGISQFEYDIYHSINSMVGIEKFINLKTLICKRNNIETLDVSLLLNLETLDCYGNRISSLTLNDTNSLLFLDLSANRSYSILESNISKLTNLKTLKSSSNQISDINISTLANLEELNLYNNKLTTLDISSLTKLKKLTCNYNQLTNLDVSNLIDLENLTCNYNLLNNLMVGGLTKITRLICNNNKINNLDISSAINLDYLNCDYNELASLNVDNLYKIKTINCSNNQISSLNVENLNALQSLKCSFNNLTSLDVSNLEALEFLHCNDNKLESLSIENSNVALIKCHNNNLTELDCTTAYNLDHLECNDNKLVTLFLKNGINETTFNESTTTINFENNPNLEYICADDFEISKIQELIDLYGYSGCEVNTYCSFTPGGESFVIEGQNILNQNGGDCSDAVPFYANVKYNVSSSEINGQFISNFSGSFKTSVNKGSYSVTPILENPEFFKISPEVLTVNFPDDGFSVAQNFCITPNGTYNDLEVIIIPITRARPGFNSEYKIIYKNKGNQTLSGSIEIDFQDDILDLTSSSPEVSTQSNGSLTWNYSNLQPFQSNEISIIFNINTPLETPSVNDGDILNFTASISPITGDYTETDNTFTLNQTVVNSFDPNDKTCLEGNTITPDLIGNYVHYLIRCENTGSAEAVNVIVKDVIDGNKLDINSLMVTGSSHPMVTEINGDNVEFIFEEINLPFDDANNDGYVSFKIKTLPTLQIGDIFENEAEIYFDYNAPIITNKYATKISNSLSNSKNHDVNCLSLYPNPSEDKISVNTKRAIELISFYDVWGQLVLQIPFPEYTMNTEVSTDKLSSGNYFVKVKTNLGNHTIKFTKK, from the coding sequence ATGAAATATTTCTGCTTTTCTTTATTAGCCCTTTTTTTTGCTCAATGCATTTTTTCCCAAAATATAAGTTTTGAAGACCCTAACTTTAAAAATGCACTGATTGTTTTGGGTATTGACACCAATGGGGATAATGAAATACAAATATCAGAAGCTCAGAGCACAACGAGTTTAGACCTCTCAAGCCTCAATATTGCTTCTTTAATGGGCATTTCTCAGTTTGAATACGATATATATCACTCTATTAATAGCATGGTAGGCATTGAAAAGTTTATTAATCTAAAAACTTTAATATGTAAAAGAAATAATATCGAAACTTTAGATGTATCACTTCTACTAAATCTTGAAACCTTAGACTGTTATGGCAATAGAATATCGAGTTTAACCTTAAACGACACTAACAGTCTACTATTTTTAGATTTGAGCGCGAATCGTTCATATAGTATTTTAGAATCAAACATTAGCAAGTTAACCAATCTTAAAACATTAAAATCTTCTTCAAACCAAATATCGGATATAAATATTAGCACCTTGGCAAACCTTGAAGAGTTAAACCTGTACAACAACAAACTAACTACGCTTGACATTAGCTCCTTAACAAAACTGAAAAAATTAACTTGCAATTACAACCAATTAACCAACCTAGATGTTAGCAACCTTATTGATTTAGAGAATTTGACTTGTAACTACAACTTGTTAAATAATTTAATGGTTGGTGGGCTAACCAAGATTACACGCTTAATTTGCAACAATAATAAAATAAATAATCTAGATATCTCCTCTGCTATTAATCTCGACTATTTAAATTGTGATTATAATGAATTGGCAAGTTTAAATGTGGATAACCTTTACAAAATTAAAACGATAAATTGTTCAAACAACCAAATTTCTAGTCTAAACGTCGAAAACCTGAATGCTCTTCAATCATTGAAATGTTCTTTTAATAATCTAACATCTCTAGACGTTTCTAATTTAGAAGCATTAGAGTTTCTTCATTGTAATGACAATAAATTAGAATCTCTATCAATTGAAAACAGCAATGTGGCACTTATCAAATGCCACAATAACAATTTAACAGAGTTAGATTGCACAACGGCTTATAATTTAGACCATTTAGAATGCAACGACAACAAACTAGTAACATTATTTCTAAAAAATGGCATAAACGAGACCACTTTTAATGAATCTACAACTACCATTAATTTTGAAAACAACCCAAATTTAGAATATATCTGTGCTGATGATTTTGAAATATCAAAAATACAAGAACTCATTGACCTCTACGGATACAGCGGTTGTGAGGTCAATACTTATTGCAGCTTTACTCCAGGTGGTGAATCTTTCGTTATTGAAGGGCAAAACATTTTAAATCAAAATGGAGGGGACTGTAGCGATGCGGTTCCTTTTTACGCCAATGTGAAATATAATGTTAGTAGTTCCGAAATTAACGGCCAGTTTATATCGAATTTTTCTGGTTCCTTTAAGACCTCTGTAAACAAAGGAAGTTATAGTGTAACACCTATTTTAGAAAACCCTGAATTTTTTAAAATATCACCAGAAGTTTTAACAGTTAATTTTCCTGATGATGGATTTTCAGTAGCTCAAAATTTCTGCATTACGCCAAATGGCACATACAACGATTTAGAAGTAATAATTATCCCAATAACCAGAGCCAGACCTGGTTTTAACAGTGAGTATAAAATAATCTATAAAAATAAAGGAAACCAGACATTATCTGGTTCTATTGAAATTGACTTTCAAGATGACATATTAGACCTGACTTCCTCCAGCCCTGAAGTCAGTACACAATCAAACGGCTCACTTACTTGGAACTATAGTAATTTACAGCCTTTCCAGTCGAATGAAATTTCAATTATATTCAACATAAACACGCCTCTGGAAACACCTTCAGTTAATGATGGCGACATTTTAAACTTTACGGCCAGTATTTCCCCAATTACAGGAGACTATACTGAAACCGACAATACTTTTACACTTAATCAAACAGTTGTTAATTCCTTCGATCCTAATGACAAAACTTGCTTGGAAGGCAACACTATTACTCCCGATTTAATTGGTAATTATGTACACTACTTAATTCGTTGTGAAAACACTGGGTCTGCTGAAGCCGTTAATGTTATAGTAAAGGACGTTATTGACGGCAACAAATTAGACATTAACTCACTGATGGTTACAGGTTCAAGTCATCCAATGGTCACTGAAATTAATGGTGACAATGTAGAATTTATTTTTGAGGAAATTAATTTGCCTTTTGATGATGCCAATAATGACGGTTATGTTTCTTTTAAAATAAAGACCTTGCCAACATTACAGATCGGAGATATTTTTGAAAACGAAGCTGAAATTTACTTTGACTATAATGCACCAATAATAACCAACAAATACGCAACAAAAATTAGCAACTCATTAAGCAACTCGAAAAACCATGACGTTAACTGCCTTTCACTTTATCCTAACCCCTCAGAAGATAAAATCTCCGTCAACACTAAGAGAGCCATTGAACTTATAAGTTTTTACGATGTTTGGGGCCAGTTGGTATTGCAAATCCCATTTCCTGAATATACAATGAACACCGAGGTGTCAACCGACAAACTATCTTCTGGAAATTACTTTGTAAAAGTGAAAACGAATTTAGGTAACCACACCATAAAATTCACAAAAAAGTAG
- a CDS encoding MGMT family protein: MKPETLSFFDRVYEVSKQIPYGRVTSYGAIARYLGAARSARMVGYAMNGSSGNDVPAHRVVNRKGLLTGKQHFEGTNLMQQLLESEGIEVIENQIQNFEKVFWDPSEEL; the protein is encoded by the coding sequence ATGAAACCCGAAACATTGAGTTTTTTCGATAGGGTTTATGAGGTATCCAAACAAATACCTTACGGAAGGGTAACCAGTTACGGCGCCATAGCCAGATATTTAGGTGCGGCCAGAAGCGCCCGAATGGTGGGTTATGCCATGAATGGCTCTTCCGGTAATGATGTTCCGGCCCACCGTGTTGTAAACCGAAAAGGCCTCCTCACTGGGAAACAGCACTTTGAAGGCACCAACCTGATGCAGCAATTGTTGGAGAGTGAAGGCATTGAAGTGATTGAAAACCAAATACAAAATTTTGAAAAGGTGTTTTGGGATCCTAGTGAAGAATTGTGA
- a CDS encoding LysE family transporter yields the protein MDITLIFFLGVIFALIGVIPPGLLNMTAAKISLKEGHVRGIMFSIGVCVVVFAQTYLAAIFARYLSKHPEAVSVLRGVALVIFILITIYFLFVAKSAPKQQIEPKMRSKHSRFFQGILLSAINMFPIPYQAYITITLASVGWMSFEQSNILSYVAGAGTGTFVTLYMYIFFFDKIKDKQFTSQRNMNFIIGGITGIISIITLINILKDFWQ from the coding sequence GTGGATATTACCCTAATTTTCTTTCTAGGAGTTATTTTTGCGCTAATTGGGGTAATTCCGCCTGGTTTGCTTAATATGACGGCAGCTAAAATTAGCCTTAAAGAAGGGCATGTTCGAGGTATTATGTTTTCCATTGGGGTTTGTGTGGTAGTGTTCGCTCAAACCTATTTAGCGGCCATATTTGCCCGGTATTTAAGTAAACATCCTGAAGCGGTTAGCGTACTTCGAGGGGTGGCTTTGGTGATTTTTATATTAATCACCATTTATTTTTTGTTTGTTGCCAAGTCGGCACCCAAACAGCAAATAGAACCAAAAATGAGAAGCAAGCACAGTCGGTTTTTTCAAGGTATTTTGTTGTCGGCTATCAATATGTTTCCCATTCCCTATCAGGCTTATATAACTATTACATTGGCTTCCGTAGGTTGGATGTCTTTCGAGCAAAGTAACATACTATCTTATGTGGCAGGAGCAGGTACAGGTACGTTCGTTACGTTGTACATGTATATTTTCTTTTTCGATAAAATAAAGGATAAGCAGTTTACCAGCCAGAGAAACATGAATTTTATAATTGGCGGCATTACGGGGATCATTTCGATTATTACATTAATTAATATCCTAAAGGACTTTTGGCAATGA
- the trmB gene encoding tRNA (guanosine(46)-N7)-methyltransferase TrmB gives MGSKNKLRRFKENETFANVFQPTRDDLVNSNYNLKGNWQKEVFKNNNPIVLELGCGKGEYSVALAQKYPNKNFIGIDIKGARFWRGAKTAVEDNIPNVAFLRTQIELIEYAFAENEVDEIWITFPDPQIKYKRTKHRMTNTAFLQRYKKVLKPDGVVNLKTDSEFMHGYTLGLLHGEGHEVLYANHNVYKQEGSPEDVTAVQTFYESQYLEQNKPITYIRFKIK, from the coding sequence TTGGGAAGCAAGAATAAACTTAGACGATTTAAGGAAAACGAAACCTTTGCGAATGTGTTTCAGCCAACACGCGATGATTTGGTAAATTCCAATTACAATTTGAAAGGAAACTGGCAAAAGGAAGTATTTAAAAATAACAACCCGATAGTTTTGGAATTGGGCTGCGGAAAAGGAGAATACTCAGTAGCTTTGGCGCAAAAGTATCCCAACAAAAACTTTATCGGCATCGATATTAAAGGCGCACGCTTTTGGCGCGGAGCTAAAACGGCGGTTGAAGATAATATTCCCAATGTCGCTTTTTTGCGTACCCAAATAGAATTGATTGAGTATGCTTTTGCCGAAAATGAAGTTGATGAAATTTGGATTACTTTCCCCGATCCACAAATAAAATATAAGCGCACCAAACACCGTATGACCAACACTGCGTTTTTGCAACGCTACAAAAAAGTGCTAAAACCCGATGGTGTTGTAAACCTGAAAACGGACAGTGAATTTATGCACGGCTACACGTTAGGGCTATTGCACGGTGAAGGCCACGAGGTGCTTTATGCGAACCACAATGTATATAAGCAGGAAGGCAGTCCAGAGGATGTCACAGCCGTTCAAACCTTTTACGAATCGCAATATTTAGAACAGAACAAACCAATTACGTATATTCGGTTTAAAATTAAGTAA
- a CDS encoding glycosyltransferase: protein MKKRILVAPLNWGLGHATRCIPIINALMEQDFVPVIASDGVALSLLRKEFPNLSSIELPSYNVTYAKNGKLFKLKLIKDSPKLLKAITAEKKAVKDILEHNDIAGIISDNRLGVRNKKVPSIFITHQLNVLSGSTTWFSTKMHQKFIQKFDECWVPDTEGEINLSGKLGHVKTFNIPTKYIGPLSRFTPTTNETKNDLMVLLSGPEPQRTLLEKKLFSELKNYKGKVVFVKGIMETEQTIQVIGNMTIYNFMTSKLLEKTINESKLIISRSGYTTVMDLAKLNKKAFFIPTPGQFEQVYLAERLTEMQMVPSCKQDDFSLDKLNQAQNYMGLKAFNFNVDYKELFSLF, encoded by the coding sequence ATGAAAAAACGGATTTTAGTTGCACCGCTGAATTGGGGCTTGGGTCATGCCACCCGATGTATCCCCATTATAAACGCCTTAATGGAACAAGATTTCGTACCCGTTATTGCGAGTGATGGCGTGGCGTTGTCGCTGCTGCGGAAAGAATTCCCCAATCTGTCTTCAATCGAACTACCTTCGTACAATGTCACATACGCCAAAAACGGAAAACTTTTTAAGCTGAAACTCATCAAGGATTCCCCAAAATTGCTAAAAGCCATTACAGCTGAAAAAAAAGCCGTAAAAGATATTTTGGAGCACAACGATATTGCCGGAATCATTTCAGATAACCGATTGGGTGTTCGAAACAAAAAAGTGCCGTCCATATTTATCACACACCAATTGAATGTTTTAAGCGGAAGCACCACTTGGTTTAGCACTAAAATGCATCAAAAATTCATTCAAAAATTTGACGAGTGCTGGGTGCCGGATACCGAAGGAGAAATTAATTTGAGCGGAAAACTGGGGCACGTAAAAACTTTCAACATCCCCACCAAATACATCGGCCCACTAAGCAGGTTTACCCCGACCACAAACGAAACTAAAAACGATTTAATGGTTTTGCTTTCGGGACCGGAACCGCAGCGCACCCTCCTTGAAAAAAAGTTGTTTTCAGAACTTAAAAATTATAAAGGCAAAGTGGTATTTGTAAAAGGCATCATGGAAACCGAGCAGACCATTCAGGTTATCGGCAACATGACCATTTACAATTTTATGACCTCAAAATTGTTAGAAAAGACCATTAACGAAAGTAAGTTAATCATTTCGCGGTCGGGTTACACTACCGTAATGGATTTAGCCAAACTGAACAAAAAGGCCTTTTTTATACCCACGCCCGGACAGTTTGAACAGGTTTACCTAGCCGAAAGACTCACCGAAATGCAAATGGTACCCAGTTGTAAACAGGACGATTTTAGTCTCGACAAACTCAACCAAGCTCAAAATTACATGGGGCTAAAAGCGTTTAATTTTAATGTGGATTATAAGGAATTATTCAGCCTTTTCTAA